The sequence below is a genomic window from Lycium ferocissimum isolate CSIRO_LF1 chromosome 9, AGI_CSIRO_Lferr_CH_V1, whole genome shotgun sequence.
CCAATTATCACTCCAGAAAGATATCTTCCTTCATTAAAATATACTTGAACTGTATATAAGTTAATTTGACACAATCAAAGAAATATAATTGTTTTTCCTGTATTGTTTGCAAACCTTGGCCAGAAAGCTTCCAATTTTATATATGAACTAATCGTGAGATATTGAAGTAATCCCAAACGTAATACCAACATAGGTAGAATATGAAGTTTGCAAGATGGATGAACACAGATTAGTTGCAGAGTCTTGATCCTCTTTTACGAACATTTCGGGGGCCTCATGAACAATGTACGGACAATTGATTCCACTTAATTCTACTCATTGATCCATTTCTTGCTGCTCTACAAACAACATAAGGGTAGTCATTTTCACCTTGTTTTGTCTTTTATTCTCTATGTTTTGAGTCTTTTGACTTAATTTCGTggatcttttaattttttgtcatCTCTTTTTTATTAGTCTTCATATGTGATGaggccattatgaatttttaTGTTCTACCTTATGTTACTTTCACTTACCTTAGCGTTTATAGAGCTGCATGCTTGAAATACTCTGTTTAGTTTTACTTGACATACTTCATACGTTCTTCAAATACTTAGCACACTAATATTTTACTgatgtatatttttttcaatGTAGAGGGAGATGGAGCCAAGTCTTGCCATTGATTTTACTATCAAAGATATCCTTATGTGTCTGCAATGCATCTCTGTGTACTTTGTTTGTTGTTAGACTCTggtaacttcttcttcttcgcctTCCAATTTTTAATGCATCTAGAACAACCCTTGCCTGTAGGGGCACTTTTTTTGACCTATACAGGAGAGACCTTAAAGCTTGTTCCAACTTTGGTTGTCTTTTGGGATGGGAAGAAACATCTTTTTCGTGaacaaaaatatacatataaaaggATATAGTCATTCTGCTGCAAGATGGTATTGCAGCTGCGTGGGTTTTCTGCTTAACATTCATACAGATTCCGAAGCCAGTGGCTTGGGAAAAGTACGTTCCTCAGGGCTCAGATCGTTGGAGATGGCAGAAGGCGgtatgtgaattgtttgaagagCGTAAAATATGGGCCAAAGAGTCTTTGGCTGAGCGCTTGCGTGATAAGGGTCTGAAATTTCGAGAGAGCATGCTCAAAAGGTAGTATTTACAGTTCTCATACAGTCTTCAATTCTATTATTCGGAAtgaattatttaattatctCTTGGAAATGAATACTGCTAGTATGAAGTTTTAGTCTATCTCCATGTTTATGCAGGCTTCTTTGTGGAGTAGCATATTACTTTTTGAATGGGCCTTTCCGTAGATTCTGGATAAGAAAAGGTTATGATCCTCGGAAGGATCCTGAATCCCGCATGTAAGAATGAAATAATAATCctttcttatatttttcttaCTCTTAACGCTCTCCTTGTGGATCTCACTAAGTTATATGTATTCACTATTCACTGATGATGCTTTCTGACTCCCCCTTTACCCCCACCCctcttttcttgatttattaCAGGTACTCTCATTTATGTCATCTGAAATATATCTTGTATATCTCATATCCATACCGACCTTGGAAAAACTGTAAATATTTGCTTAAAGAGATATCTGCATTTATGAGATTATTAGAGGGTGACAGAAATCCTATGACTGCACACAGTTTAGGACTTCAGGTACAAAAAAATCAGACATAGATTTTGAAACTGACCAGATTAGAAGCGTTATTTATCCTAGAGATGGAATTTTAACCTCTTTGCCTTCGTTCCCTCTCTCTTTGTCCCTCCCTTTATGGCTTCTTCCTCTGACATAGAGCTGATTCCTCTTTCCTACAAGTGGGATGAAGAGAGAACTTTATATCTCTGAACTCTCTTCCACTTTGTAAGCCTgttttttgtaagtttttccTCTTTGTTAGCAAACTCAGGAAGGAAGAGAAAGGATAGAAAAATGGGGAAGTAAGTGAAGTGAAACTTTTTGCATTGACTTGCCTTTCTTGTTTGTAAAATAAGATGGAGAATAGGTTTCTTCCCCTTATATAGCTGTCTTCTCCTTTACTATGCGGGTCCATTCAAATGTCAACTTGCTCGACTTCATTTTGTTATATGTTCCTTAAATGAAACAGTTCTCTAAATGAAACAGTTCTCTTCCTTTTGCTAATTACCAAACACTTTTCGCCAAGGGCCTACTAATTCTTTTCCCCATATCAACATCTTTATTTGCAACAACCAGGGGTATGTGACCCATTTGTATCTTATATGCATTTTTCTCGATCTGGTGTTGCTTAAGGTACTCAGAATCAATTCCTACATGTTAGCTGTTTCTTTTGAACTCTTGATCATGCTGATGGCTTACTTCTTGCATTTTGCTTAACAGATACCAGAATATTGATTTCCGAGTGCACCATGAATTACGAAGCTACTGTGAGAGCCGTGCGTCATCTGGGTACTGAATCCATTAACACTCATAACTATAATGTGTTCTTTAGAATTTAAATCTATTCTGGCTCTTTGTAATCTGTAGGTAAAAATGCTGTAATCTTCATCTCAAATTGAATCTTATCCATCTTTAATCATACATTATCTATATTAGAAAGAAGCTAGCTAGTGTTAAAGTGCACTTTTGGATTATTCAGAAGTACTTCAAGATATGTCCTATTTGTCGGATTCAGATGGGAAAAAGATTACAAATTATTTGAGTTGTATTTTGCTGACTAAACTGAGCCTGGGGTcaatcggaaacagcctctttacctcccaaggtagaggtaaggtctgcgtacactctaccctcctcaggccccacttgtgggaatatactaggtatgttgttgttgttgcttgtctGCTAACTAAACTGGAGTAGATGTTCACGAGCTATAAAGTTGAGTAAATtgataaaacttttaaaaactttcTTTAGCTTATTTGCTAAAACTAACATGAAAAATGTTGTAGAGTTCCACTTCGGGTGAAAAAGGGATGGATAgtctccttatatggtcttGGGAAATCTCCTCTTCATGAGCtggcttttggggttgagtaaGGCCCAAGATCCATTTTTTTACATTGTATCAGAGCAGACCCATCCTAATTCTTGTTCACCGAGGTTCGCCCCCCCATTAAAGAGCCCTTGCTCCAGATGTCCAGCCTGGGCGTGAGGTGTGGTGTTGAAGAGTTTTACATCAGGTGAAAAAGGGATGGGTGGTCTCTTTATATGGTCTTGGACAATCCTCCCCACATGAGCTAGCTTTTTGGGGTTGAGAAATGGATCTTTGGgactaactcaaccccaaaagctagctcatgagagGAGGATTGCCAAAGACCATGTAAAGAGACCTCCCATCCCCTTTCCACCCAATGTGGGACTCTTCAACAAAAAACAATCATGTGGCTGGCCGTACGGTGTATTTAGATTGCAATCATATCCTGTCTCTGATTGATGACCTATGAATCCCTATGAGGAGAGAGCCTTATGTTTAGAGATCATGCTGTAAATGATCCCTTGCTTTGGTTATGCGGTTATGGCCGCATCGAGTTTTAGAGTGTTTGAATTACATTCAAATGAAAATGGGTTGTAAGAGTGTTATTACATCTTAAAACCAGTCCATGGACTTTAGTTCTCACTCAAAATCAAATTAGTCTTGATATCGTTCTTTAATTTCAGTCTCCTTCATACTGAAATTGTATATTGTTCTATCATCTTATGTAATGATAATGACGATTGTTCATTTCTTTTAGCTTTCCGTGAAGGTTAGTAATTTAATTCCATTGTGAGTATTTCTAGATTTAATAGATAATAGTTATCAATAATAGCTTTAGATATCATGTCACTTTTGAATGCATATTGCGTTACCCTTTGACACCAAAGCTAGATATATTTATCCCTGAAACCATTAGAAGAATGATATACAAGGCGGCGGAGAAGGTGTATGCACACTAAAGGTATAATGTGTTATTGGGAACAAGCACTTCTCTATTGACGTGCTTTGGAAATggcaattttcattagctttgtTTAAGTTTTTGATCATCTCATCTAAAATCTTAAGTTGTTAGAGAGAGcacactttcatttttatgtcTTAAATACGCTATGTACAAGCGTGATTGTTTTTGATGAGCCTAGCACgtaattctttttataattggTGGCTTGAGACTTGGACCCAGGATCTTTGcctactctgataccatgtaaagaTCTTGGGCCTTACTCAACTCCAAAAGCTAGTTCATGAGATGATCATTGCCCAAAACCATATGAGGAGACCAATTCCATATCAACCAATGTGCTACTTAACAAGCTTCACAcatcttttttatttgataCTTGGTAACTCTGTCCGCCAAGGCTTGGacaaatgggaagaaatcacctactTTTTTTTACTTCCGCTGGGATTGAACTTGAGAGTTGAGACTTCATGGTTCTCAACACACACCATTGGCAACTAGGCCACACCCATGAGAGCAACAAGTTTAACACCTCTTTTATGTGTATTGATAGAATTCAGTTCTGAAGGGCTTCTTGTTCTCGTACATTTTGCTTTGCTAGTCATGTCGTTTAACTTGgatataattaaatttattctGGTATCCAGCTGAACTAGCCAATATGATCTTACATAAATCCGATTTGATTTGGTCTTAGTGGATAATGATAGCTAACTAATAGACTCTTTTATgccatattttctttttctacagATTGCAACATAGATGGGATGATATATGTGCCTTTCGTGTTTTTCCATGTAAATGTCAGATACCATTGCAGCTTTGTGAACTGAAGGATGACTACATTCAAGAAGAAATCAGAAAACCTTCAAAGGAAGAAACTTGCGATGTATGTTATCGTTCAATAAAAAGTTCCTTCTCCATGAGCATATCACCTATATATTTTCTCCGGCTTGTGATAACTTTGCTACTGTATGCCATACATGTTGATGCATGGATGGTTTGTGGTGCTCATGATGCCCTTGCTTTCTTCAAATCAGAAACACCACTAGCATTTGGTTGTTCAGTATTATTGAAGTGTATGTAGTCCACTATGACAATGGAAGTATGTAACTTCCTACAGTGAACATAGTAAATTCATGTCTACTATTTGCATGGCATAATAAATCTATGACATCGGAAAACTAATAAAGAATGAAGTAGTTTCTTAATAAATGGATTAGTAGTTCCATAGTTTCTTAGGAGGGACCAAGCATAGTGATGCTTCAGCTATTCGCTTGTTATCTCAATAATTTATTGCCCTTTTGGAAAGGAAGGACATTGGTATAGTTGTAGCCTTTTTCTTAAAACCATGACTTTTGTTTATGCTGATACcatgttaagaaaatgaaatttggaCCCAACTTACATACTTAACCTAAAAGGTACactttataaaagaaaattaagtttgCTACTTTGCCTATGGAAAAGAATCAAGCCGACATGTGAGGAgacattttgaaaatataattaagtaaataaaggTGTTATGTTAGTTGAGTTGGTCACATACTTCAACATGGTATCAAAGCCAGACGGTTCCCAATGCTGTGTTACCTGATGGTGGGCCCCCATATAGCGTTATCCACGTTTAAGATGTCCAACTCTAGTGTGCTAGGGTGTTAGAGCTCCGAATTGGTTAAGGGTGTAAACTGTGTTCTCTTTATACGATCTTTTACAATCCTCATGAGCTAGCATTGGGGGTTGAGTTAGGTCCTTAGGTCCTATGTCATTTTCTTACCATGGTATCATTGTAGACAGAAATCCTGAGTTCAAGTCCCTTGAAATTAGGGTTTAATTAACTAGCTTATGAGCTACCCTATCCGAGCACAAAGTTGGGTGGTGTGGCCTACGTAGGCATGGGTTGCTTGCCTACTAAATTGGGGTGAAATGCGTGAGGTTGGGCTCACTATCAAACTCATCCTTACTGTTCTGTTACTCAGTGGTAGGCGTAATTAGTTATCCATACTCTAGCTGTCCAGTTTCGACGTGCAACAGGAAGGAGAAAATGGGACCGAGTGTTAAGAGTCCTACATTGATCGAGGGTATGAGTTGTAATCTCTTTGTATGGTCTTGAACAATTCTCACCTCTTGATCTAACTTAGAGTTTAGTTAGACCTGTGAACTTTGGTCCATTCTCTTAAGTCTTAACAACTTACATGTATCAAATTTCCTGGTTGCCTTTCCCTGCGAAAGTTAGAAAAGACTTTTGCATTTCATCTGTGTCAATTACTGATTGAGTGAGTGGAGAACTGACTTTGAGGTATTAACATATTGGCACGCGCTGCACTCACACACATATTTTCAAAtgtcatatttcttttcaaGAGACCTCTTGTGCTGAAAGATAATTAAATCCATTGACTTGAAAATCTTAAGGATTAGAAGTCAATCTGGTGTAGGAGAGAAGCAAACGGATTGTCCACTAGAGATTGATTGTTTTACTTCTTGTTTTTAGCTGTGCTAAGGTTCATGTTACCTCTTGATATTTCCCTATTTCTTTTACCTTGTGGTTTTTGTCCTAATTTCTTAATCTTTGCTTCCCAGATGGATGTATTACTATGAACTTCTTTATTATAATATATTCAACATGCTCTGTCTGGTGCCTTGTTCCTTCTGTTCTGTATGAGACAAATGATTTTTTGCTTCCTGGGGAGTGTTGCCCTATAGTAACTAGTAACTCACTTCATATGTACTTTTCTGATCTGCTTGAATGTTGTTATCTTTATGTATTCTGACAAAGCTTGAAGAAATCACCAATGATACTTTTCTTCCGATTATTTAATTTGCAGAGTACAACAGGATGGTTCTCCGCTCATACTCTTGATTGTTTGAGACGCTGTATTGATGTGAGATTTATGTCAGTATGCCCTCATCCCCGTGCTGAGTCTTTACTAAACTCCGTGTCCGCTCGCTTCGAAAAGTCAAAGAGGATTCACACTTATGTGAAAGTTGCAAGACCTGAAGAGCAAGAAAAAGCCGATAAAGGTTTAAAGCAGTTGGTGTTATTTGTAGTCTATTATGAATCTTAATTGTTGACATAATAATCTATcatgaaaattgaaaaacaaattCCAGAAAATGTTTtgctccataccaaacacacccttaaagCTAAAATAATTCCTACAGCTGATTGGCTTTCTGGATTTTACCTTGCCTTTGATAGATTTTACCTTCCAACTATTTGTAATTGTAGTAACATCAGAGCCTTCGCTCAAGTATTTTCTCTTAATAAATTCCTTGAAATGTCAGAAGTGGAAAACAATGAAGTCGATGAACAAGCAGAAACCCATGAAGTTGATGAACCTGATGATTTAGAAGATTTTGAAGATGAGTTTGAGGATGATAATGTTGAAGAGGAGATTGATGCATATGACCCTCTTGACCTCGTAAGTTCATATTTATATTTGGAATGCATTCACAAGCAATTTGTAATAAGTATTCCTTATTGTAAAGTCACCTGATTCATTCTCTTCTCAGGCTGTCCAGGAAGGGGATGGCTCTCTACATGATGATCCACGTATCCTTGGAATAAAACCATATTTAATCAGATCTATTATGTCATTCTTCTCTCACGTTTACATGTTGATGGATGGGATTAGTTGAATGATCAGCAAACCTGCAAGAGAATTGCTCGAACTATAGAAAAAGAATTCTTCTAGAAAAAATTGCTGGATTTATCCTTAGTAATTGTTGTTTTGTAATTGTTGTTTCTATTCTCCTACAGCCTGACAAATGAAGCAGTAAAGCAATTAACAAAGAAGGAACTAGAGGGTAGAAGGCTGTAGTAACATGGGTGTCTAGTATATGTATGAATATTATTTGGATGAGAAGCTGTTGTCTTAAAAAGATTTAACTGACTATTGGCGATTGTTTACATGATATCAAACACAAAGTTAGAGGGGAGCAGCTTGTTTCTCTTGGAAACCTTTGCAACCTGTCTAGTcgatcttttcttctttcatttatttataaataactgCAGTATTTCGAGGAACTTGCACACCTCCAATTAATCtactacctcccaccagcaaaGGTGTTGGGTACTTCCCAACAAGGCTTAGGTGGATGGGAAGATTTGACTTGGTGACATCTATTTTACTCGAACCTTGGTTAAGATTATCTCTCTAGCTCTTGACCATTAGGCCATCCCTTTGGTTTAAAGCCTAGTTCTGACAAGACAAGAAGAAACTGGGGAAAGAACATTGTCTTGTAAAGTGATGATCCTTTTTGTGATAAAAGAGAAGTTTACTTCGGGTCATAAATAGTGACATCTGTCTTAGTGCATTGGAATGAAGGTGGAAATGCATGGAGTGATCAAtagattatatttttttgatgctCAAGTACCTTTGGAATTGTGTGCCAAAGGATTTTGTTGGCAATTAAGTTTCCTATATGCTACCCAGATTCAAACCACGATAATGTTTCAAGAGATTTCTTGCAAGAGCTCTTTGGCAATTTTCCATTCAGTACAGCGGGGGTGGATGAAGTGCAAGATGATCAGAGTCTTGGAGAATATCAGATATATGACGAATACAACGATGCTTCTTATTCCGAAGACGAAGACTACTAAGACGTCTAGTgagtgttcttttttttttttttttaatcttgcgCAAATCATATACTTTCCTGCTTTGGCGCATCTAGCAGTTTTTCCATCACTTTCAACCATATTCTTTTTCGTGCTAAATCATCGTGGGTGTTTTACATCTTAAATCATACTCCCtctggttcaaaataagtgtgcactaattatagaaaaaaataagtattttgactAAATTGCCCTTAATGAAAATTTGCATATTACTATTAACTTGACACATTGAAATCTGGTCACTTAGCACttaataagggtaaatttggaaaaataaagttaattccttcttgattttgtaagtggacacttattttgaaccaaaaataaaaaggctaagtggatgCTTATTATGAACCGGAGGGAGTGAGAAAGTATTTTTCTGGTGCAAGTaatctcctgtgtggtttgcgagctattgcacaggagctgggtttaccctgtgcgcacccaaagggtagcggctgcgggttcccatgtcataaaaaaaaaagtaatttagtttttttctGATCTTGAATAGTTATACTTTTGCTTTTTCCCACAGATTTATCTTAGTGAAGAGTGTATTTGGTATGGCTACTAACTCCCTCCTGTggttttgaatttcttttgggTTATTATTGCAGGCTAACCAATGATGGAGGGAAGAACTGATGCTAGCTCAAGTCTACAGGGAAAAATCTCTCACTTTGCCCAATTGCTGCTATCCATTATTATTTAGCATGTAAAACTGATATTTGGGGTGCGGCTCTTTCTTGGACCCTGCTAACGCGAAatgctttgtgcaccgggctgccctaaAATTGATGTTTGTGAATGCTATAGATTTCTGTGTATGAAAATTGTGCTCTCTATCTAATCTCAGGGCCCCTGTCATTGTATAGTGCTGGCCAAGAGTTTGTTCTTGAAATGATTTTGAGGAATCTTTACGCCaacttgtaagtatgttattgatgcttgttttgttttttaatttctctCCTTTGTTTCTCTTTTAAAATAACCAAGATAAAAACTGAATACTTTAGACCaggaaaatataagaaaaatcaGAAGAGAGCATACtttttgactttaaaaaataatagcaAGATTTATATCCTAAAGATGTGAGTCATGTGACTTATTCTTTTTGTagttttcaaatttcccgaataAACCTACAaatgacaaaataaaaataaataagacgAGATTAGAACTAAAATGAACACCTTGGTACCAAACGGTGTACAACTCAAGGAGGGTAAAAAATtattccctccgtctcaatttaagtgtcatAGTTTGACGAGgtatgaagtttaagaaatgaagagaaacttttgaatttttgtgatcctaaattaaaaaatatgtataatgtattaaaatgttctttaaattttgtgattataaacacgtaggatatttgaattgtgaatttactaaattttaaaagagacactctttttgggactggtcaaaaaaaaaaaaaaagtgagacaCTGAGAATATATATTTACAATTATAATTTATaccatcttttctttcttattgttCCATTTTTGGAATACGCTAACAATAAAATCACTTTAAAAGTCCTTATTTACAGCAAATGTTCTTCTTTAATCACGAACAAGATCAAAGTTGATGAATAGCCGCTCTTAATGCCTTTCCCGTTCTGTATTATTTTATCTTCTCTAAACTTTGGTTGCAAGTACCAGCATAATGAGACAACTTTGTTAGttgatttatttttctatttcacAATCTTTACCCTGTTAAAACCAACAAATTGACTAGCGTCTATATTTAATTGCCtaataatacaaaaaacaagCCATCAATC
It includes:
- the LOC132031190 gene encoding uncharacterized protein LOC132031190 isoform X3 — protein: MGVINDGSVSGNLPTDKVFAVHYPAYPSSVERAVETLGGIQGIVKARTSQSNKLELHFRPEDPYSHPAFGELNHSNNFLLKISKCKVRDVQTADSSCGISIQSSSSPVNCEENSSVENSLAAQKEHLSANIVSHVSEAYHFNGMVDYQHVLAVHADVARRKKRQWAEVEPKFEKGGLMDVDQEDLMILLPPLFSTKDTPDNIVLKPCASVGSKRKQEGRHNWEREMEPSLAIDFTIKEIPKPVAWEKYVPQGSDRWRWQKAVCELFEERKIWAKESLAERLRDKGLKFRESMLKRLLCGVAYYFLNGPFRRFWIRKGYDPRKDPESRIYQNIDFRVHHELRSYCESRASSGLQHRWDDICAFRVFPCKCQIPLQLCELKDDYIQEEIRKPSKEETCDSTTGWFSAHTLDCLRRCIDVRFMSVCPHPRAESLLNSVSARFEKSKRIHTYVKVARPEEQEKADKEVENNEVDEQAETHEVDEPDDLEDFEDEFEDDNVEEEIDAYDPLDLAVQEGDGSLHDDPHSNHDNVSRDFLQELFGNFPFSTAGVDEVQDDQSLGEYQIYDEYNDASYSEDEDY
- the LOC132031190 gene encoding uncharacterized protein LOC132031190 isoform X1 codes for the protein MGVINDGSVSGNLPTDKVFAVHYPAYPSSVERAVETLGGIQGIVKARTSQSNKLELHFRPEDPYSHPAFGELNHSNNFLLKISKCKVRDVQTADSSCGISIQSSSSPVNCEENSSVENSLAAQKVNESRCLNDSASKEIEVQTAANLQEHLSANIVSHVSEAYHFNGMVDYQHVLAVHADVARRKKRQWAEVEPKFEKGGLMDVDQEDLMILLPPLFSTKDTPDNIVLKPCASVGSKRKQEGRHNWEREMEPSLAIDFTIKDIPKPVAWEKYVPQGSDRWRWQKAVCELFEERKIWAKESLAERLRDKGLKFRESMLKRLLCGVAYYFLNGPFRRFWIRKGYDPRKDPESRIYQNIDFRVHHELRSYCESRASSGLQHRWDDICAFRVFPCKCQIPLQLCELKDDYIQEEIRKPSKEETCDSTTGWFSAHTLDCLRRCIDVRFMSVCPHPRAESLLNSVSARFEKSKRIHTYVKVARPEEQEKADKEVENNEVDEQAETHEVDEPDDLEDFEDEFEDDNVEEEIDAYDPLDLAVQEGDGSLHDDPHSNHDNVSRDFLQELFGNFPFSTAGVDEVQDDQSLGEYQIYDEYNDASYSEDEDY
- the LOC132031190 gene encoding uncharacterized protein LOC132031190 isoform X2; translated protein: MGVINDGSVSGNLPTDKVFAVHYPAYPSSVERAVETLGGIQGIVKARTSQSNKLELHFRPEDPYSHPAFGELNHSNNFLLKISKCKVRDVQTADSSCGISIQSSSSPVNCEENSSVENSLAAQKVNESRCLNDSASKEIEVQTAANLQEHLSANIVSHVSEAYHFNGMVDYQHVLAVHADVARRKKRQWAEVEPKFEKGGLMDVDQEDLMILLPPLFSTKDTPDNIVLKPCASVGSKRKQEGRHNWEREMEPSLAIDFTIKEIPKPVAWEKYVPQGSDRWRWQKAVCELFEERKIWAKESLAERLRDKGLKFRESMLKRLLCGVAYYFLNGPFRRFWIRKGYDPRKDPESRIYQNIDFRVHHELRSYCESRASSGLQHRWDDICAFRVFPCKCQIPLQLCELKDDYIQEEIRKPSKEETCDSTTGWFSAHTLDCLRRCIDVRFMSVCPHPRAESLLNSVSARFEKSKRIHTYVKVARPEEQEKADKVENNEVDEQAETHEVDEPDDLEDFEDEFEDDNVEEEIDAYDPLDLAVQEGDGSLHDDPHSNHDNVSRDFLQELFGNFPFSTAGVDEVQDDQSLGEYQIYDEYNDASYSEDEDY
- the LOC132031190 gene encoding uncharacterized protein LOC132031190 isoform X4 produces the protein MGVINDGSVSGNLPTDKVFAVHYPAYPSSVERAVETLGGIQGIVKARTSQSNKLELHFRPEDPYSHPAFGELNHSNNFLLKISKCKVRDVQTADSSCGISIQSSSSPVNCEENSSVENSLAAQKVNESRCLNDSASKEIEVQTAANLQEHLSANIVSHVSEAYHFNGMVDYQHVLAVHADVARRKKRQWAEVEPKFEKGGLMDVDQEDLMILLPPLFSTKDTPDNIVLKPCASVGSKRKQEGRHNWEREMEPSLAIDFTIKEIPKPVAWEKYVPQGSDRWRWQKAVCELFEERKIWAKESLAERLRDKGLKFRESMLKRLLCGVAYYFLNGPFRRFWIRKGYDPRKDPESRIYQNIDFRVHHELRSYCESRASSGLQHRWDDICAFRVFPCKCQIPLQLCELKDDYIQEEIRKPSKEETCDSTTGWFSAHTLDCLRRCIDVRFMSVCPHPRAESLLNSVSARFEKSKRIHTYVKVARPEEQEKADKVTSEPSLKYFLLINSLKCQKWKTMKSMNKQKPMKLMNLMI